The Diachasmimorpha longicaudata isolate KC_UGA_2023 chromosome 14, iyDiaLong2, whole genome shotgun sequence genome includes a region encoding these proteins:
- the LOC135169132 gene encoding uncharacterized protein LOC135169132 has product MTRIDKPERLDPFGEIWGLEKRRGRTVLPRSIFRTENPESTRTKNNILEYSNNRRKKIPRRNTYAIHILSDPFCAQARDAEQKVETLRTNLKKFLNDDQILFMQCDGPTSNTRHWSEETLRKAVRILCQPGVTRDIIEWLGEKVAQDETPIPRLCVLSFDEMAIHPAVEPDRGLKKFIGLVTPELARDETEGAPQASHALAVVARRVSSHWKQPVSYALTGASIDAKKLWNYLMQIIQLLADAGLHVVRLSSDSGPGNQELWNSQGVHCIQNQGIPSCPHPLQEGERLWMAPDREHLLKNMWCQLERTDFYIPAEIKLANNLPGMIISMQHVARLQIEGGTFAAWKIQQNECQACSTENQRFLQQRKPQGGSFFKSMNGTQLCLGDIRVKPSGTTPGQGKCPQFSLLVFNHLWIFLSVSVEEKEYDRRKKLTEFVELVKALTFSKPPQRKPIQRGIEMSTLATLQFHEQYALTGKMEFFLPSRFGSTPCENLFSQARAGDMHPRPVSKNSSYADDDEAYYVDCLRGRNRESKLVEEENGAMTNLALEACQLSTTQQYGVYFLAGWIARKLHGSCEECNTALAAPGIDTSLPYQWTEEISRGGLIHPTRQLHEITLISESLMQNAGTRVLQAPNVLECLATAINEQIPPELSLCFCSKHDLVKMCIHKFLDLRVHVLALNMSQPEVVVEYASRSGFMRTSEQSAGKRTNSPT; this is encoded by the exons ATGACGAGAATCGACAAACCTGAGAGGTTAGACCCTTTTGGGGAAATTTGGGGACTGGAAAAACGACGGGGGAGAACGGTTCTGCCTAGGTCAATATTCCGTACC GAAAATCCGGAAAGTAcaagaacaaaaaataatattctggaATACTCTAATAATCGACGAAAAAAGATTCCACGACGGAACACCTATGCTATTCATATTCTAAGCGACCCTTTTTGTGCGCAGGCCCGGGATGCTGAACAGAAAGTGGAGACTTTGAGGACTAATCTGAAGAAGTTTCTCAATGATGACCAAATTCTTTTCATGCAATGCGACGGTCCGACCTCGAACACCCGACATTGGTCTGAAGAAACCCTCCGGAAAGCAGTCCGAATATTGTGTCAA CCGGGCGTGACACGTGACATTATCGAATGGCTTGGAGAGAAAGTGGCTCAGGATGAAACTCCCATTCCTCGTCTCTGTGTTTTGAGCTTCGACGAAATGGCGATCCATCCGGCAGTGGAACCAGACcgtggattgaaaaaattcatcggtTTAGTGACTCCAGAACTTGCTCGAGATGAAACGGAAGGGGCTCCACAAGCTTCCCATGCTCTGGCAGTCGTGGCTCGTAGAGTTTCTTCACACTGGAAGCAGCCAGTTTCCTATGCACTAACAGGTGCATCTATTGATGCTAAGAAACTGTGGAATTATCTGATGCAGATCATTCAACTGCTTGCCGATGCCGGACTCCATGTTGTACGCTTGTCATCAGATTCAGGACCTGGCAATCAAGAATTGTGGAATTCTCAAGGTGTTCATTGCATTCAAAACCAAGGCATCCCGTCTTGCCCTCATCCCCTCCAGGAAGGAGAACGACTATGGATGGCTCCAGATCGTGAGCATCTCCTAAAAAATATGTGGTGTCAACTGGAGAGGACGGATTTTTACATCCCCGCTGAGATAAAACTCGCCAACAATCTGCCTGGGATGATCATTTCCATGCAGCATGTTGC TCGCCTACAAATTGAAGGTGGAACATTTGCAGcatggaaaattcaacaaaatgaaTGTCAGGCTTGCTC AACGGAGAATCAACGGTTCCTCCAGCAGCGCAAACCACAGGGTGGTTCATTCTTCAAGTCCATGAATGGTACTCAATTATGTCTGGGAGACATAAGAGTGAAGCCCTCGGGAACGACACCAGGA CAAGGGAAATGTCCCCAGTTTTCTTTATTAGTTTTTAATCACCTCTGGATATTTCTAAGTGTATCTGTTGAGGAGAAGGAATA CGATAGGAGAAAGAAGCTGACGGAGTTTGTGGAGCTAGTGAAGGCTTTGACATTCAGCAAGCCTCCACAACGGAAACCAATTCAACGTGGCATAGAGATGTCGACTCTAGCTACGTTGCAGTTCCACGAACAATACGCGCTCACCGGGAAAATGGAATTCTTCCTCCCGAGTCGGTTCGGTTCGACTCCCTGCGAGAATCTGTTTTCTCAAGCCAGAGCTGGTGACATGCACCCTCGTCCA GTCAGCAAGAACTCTTCGTACGCAGATGACGATGAAGCTTATTACGTCGACTGTCTCAGGGGACGTAATAGAGAGAGCAAGCTGGTAGAAGAGGAAAATGGCGCAATGACAAATCTCGCATTAGAAGCGTGTCAGTTGTCAACAACTCAACAGTATGGTGTCTACTTCCTGGCCGGTTGGATTGCGCGCAAGCTCCACGGATCCTGTGAAGAGTGTAATACCGCACTCGCTGCTCCTGGTATCGACACTTCTCTCCCGTATCAGTGGACAGAAGAGATCAGCAGAGGAGGCTTAATTCACCCAACGCGCCAACTCCATGAAATCACGTTGATTTCAGAGAGTTTAATGCAGAATGCCGGGACGAGAGTTCTGCAGGCACCAAATGTGTTGGAATGCCTCGCGACAGCGATCAATGAGCAGATTCCACCCGAGCTATCCCTTTGTTTCTGTTCAAAGCACGATTTAGTCAAAATGTGCATTCACAAATTCCTGGACTTGCGTGTGCACGTTTTGGCGTTGAACATGTCTCAACCGGAAGTCGTGGTGGAATACGCATCTAGAAGCGGTTTCATGAGAACTTCTGAACAGTCTGCTGGGAAACGGACAAATTCTCCAACGTGA